The genomic stretch GCGCGGCGTGATGGCGGCCTCGACCGCGTCGAGGTCCAGGTTGCGCGTGCGCGGGTCGATGTCGACGAACACCGGCTTCGCGCCCACGGCCACCACCACGTTGGCGGTGGCGACCCAGGTGATGGGCGTGGTGATGACTTCATCGCCGGGGCCGATATCGGCGATGCGCAACGCGATTTCCATGGTTGCCGAACCGTTGGCGAAGGTGCGCACCGGGCGCCCGCCGAACAGGTCGGACAGCGCGGCCTCGAAGGCCTGCATCTTCGGTCCGGAGGTGATCCAGCCCGAGGCCAGCACCTTGCCGACCTCGGCAATGGCGGCGGCGTCGATCTCGGGCCGCACAAACGGCAGGAAGGCGGGAGCGGAAGCGGTCATGGCAGGCGAAGGAGACAGCGGCGGTCAGGCCAGGCGAAGGCGCGGACAGGCCTTCAGGAGCGGGCGATCAGGAAGACGCCCGCCAGTATCAGCAGGATGCCGGCCACGCGCAAGGGGCCGATGATCTCGCCGAACAGCCACCAGGCCGCGAGCGCATTGACCACGTAGCCCAGCGACAGCATCGGATAGGCGATCGACACATCGACGCGCGACAGGCCTATGATCCAGACTCCCACGCTGACCACATACAGCGTAAGCCCGGCCAGCACCGGCCATTGCGTCAGCACGCGCAGCGCCGTGACCAGCAGCGTGCCGCGATCCAGCGTGATCGCGCCGACGGCGTTGACGCCGGCCTTGAGCAGCAGTTGCGCCGCTGCGTTCAGCAGCACGCCGGACAGGATGAAAGCAAAGGTGGAAAGCGTCATGGCAAGGCGGTTGGCGGATTACGGTGCTTGCGTCTGTGCCGGCTGTCCGGGCAGGGCGAAATTGGCGACCGCCACGCGCCGGCGGTCTGCGGCGATCTTGTGCATCGGCACGCCGCGCGCGGCCAGCGCGGCGTAGGTCTGCGGCGCCATGATCGCCACCGCGCGCTGGCCGTCCTGCCAGCGCGCGAGGAACTGGTCGACGCTCGGGATCCACTTCTGCGGTTCCTGCCGGATGCCGAATTCGAGTTCGTCCGGATGCTCGACCAGGATCGTGGTGCGGCGCAGGTAGAACGGCAGCGTGTGGTCCAGCAGCCGCACGCTGTACAGCGGCATGTCGGGCGCCAGCACGGCATTGATCGCGGGCACCAGGTCCGCGCCGGAGCTCGGCCGGCCCATCACCTCGTGGGCGCGCAGTCCGACCGTGGCGCAGACGAACATGGCCAGCGCGTACGCCACCACGCTGGGGAACACCCCGCGCGTGCGTAGCAGCCGGCGGGCCAGCAACGCGCCGCCCAGCATCACGGCAAAGGCGAGGGCGAGCCATTGCGCGAATTCACGATACACCGCATTGGGCGTGCCCGGCTTTTCCATCATGCCGACGAACGGGATCGCGATCAGCCCGATCACGCCGAGCGCAACCATGGCATTGACCTGCCAGCGCCACGCGCGTTCCGTGGTGGTATCCAGCGCCACGCCGGCAAGCAGCGCCAGCGCCGGGAAGACCGGCACGATATAGCCTGGCAGCTTGGAGCCGGACAGGCTGAAGAAAACGAAGATCGCCACCGCCCACAGGCCGGCCAGCAGCGCCGGCTGGAACGGGCGCGGCGCATTGCCGCGCGCCACCCCGGCGCGTTCGCGCACCGCCTGCCACATCTGCGGCACCAGGCCCAGCCAGGGCAGGAAGCCGCCCAGCAGCAGCGGCACGAAGAACCAGAGCGCGCCCTCGCGGTGGTGCACGTTGGAGGTGTAGCGCTGCCAGTGCTCGTGGATAAAGAAAAAGCGCAGGAACTCCGGGTTGCGTTCAGCCATCAGCCAGAACCACGGCACCGTGACCGCCAGCAGCACCGCGATGCCGGCCAGCAGATGCAGGCGGCCCCACAGCTTCCAGTCGCGCGTCGCCAGCGTATAGACCACCAGCACCAGCCCGGGCAAGGCCAGTCCGACCAGTCCCTTGACCAGCACCGCCACCCCCATCGCCGCCCAGCACGCCAGCATCCAGTTGCGTCGCACGGCCGGCGTGGCCGCCGGATGCTGGGCCAGCAGCATGCAGGCGAGCACGCAGGCCATGGCCCCGGACAGCGTCATGTCGAGCGAATTGAAGTGCCCGGCGACATTCCACATCGGCGCCGACACCAGCACCAGCCCGGTCAGCATCGCCACGCGGCAGCCGTACCAGCGCGCCGCGGCCAGCATCGACACGCCGATGCCCAGCATGCCGGACAACGCCACGCACAGCCGCGCCTGCCAGTCGCCGACCCCGAACAGGGTGTAGGCCAGCGCCGTCACCCACATGTGGAAGGGCGGCTTCTCGAAATACTTGAGTTCGTGGTAGCGGATCGTGACCCAGTCGCCGGTGGCGACCATCTCGCGGGCAATCTCGGCGTAGCGGCCTTCATCGGAGCGCAGCAGGTGGCGCATGTCCAGGGTACCGAACCAGACCAGCAGGATCAGCAGGCCAACCAGCATGGCGGTACTTGCGGTGGCTCCGATGGACGGCGCGGCGGCAAACCGCGAGGTCGATGAACTACGCATGGATCTCCTGGAAAAGCGCGGCGGACCGGGGCTCGGGCGACGCGCCATGACGGCGAAGCCATCACAACGCAGAGCCGGGCCTGGCGGTGCACAAGGCGCGGAAACATCCGCGCGGGCGCGCTGCTGGCACACCGTGACCGCCAGGCGCCGTAGACGCCACAACCGCTGGGATACGCGAGGCGCGCAATGGTAGCACGGCGGCCACGTCACTCCGGACGGATTGGGCGAGTGCCGCCAGCGCCGTTTGCGCGACAGATGCGGTGTATAAAGCATACGCGGCCAGCAGAACGCCCCGATCGTGCCCGGCAGCCACGTCGGCATGTCCGTTAGACCGTCGCGGGCGTGAAATGAGCAGTTACACGCGCAACAAAAACGCGATAATTCCGATGTCACGCAGTCAGATATCAACGGGACCGGCGCTGACTTCGGTGGCGGAAAAATCCAGACGGGGATCGATGTGAAGACAGAGCTTCAGCAATTCCGGCAGGCCGGCCTGGTGGCGTGCGCGGCGCTGTTGACGGCGCTCTCCGCGCCCGCCGGTGCGCAGGGCATGGCGGTCCTGCCCGGCACCGGCGGCATCGCCCAGGCCGCGGCCAGCCAGGCGCAGGCCGCCGCCGCGGCAGTGCTGTGCAATGCGCCGTGGTTCCGCTCCGGCTCGCATGTGCAGATGGAAGGCGACGGCGTGATGCCGATGTCGATCCGCATGACCCTGCGCGATGTCAAGCGCAGCCCGACCGGATGCCGCGCCCAGCTCGAGGTCAATTCCAAGTCGGCGCTGTCCGCGCTGATGGGGCCGCCGGTGATCACCAACCAGGTCCACGAGGTGGTGATCGAGCGCAGTGCGCCCGAGGCGCAGACCAGCATCGAAAGCCAGCGGGCCGTCATCAACGCGCGCGCACGCTACGCCCGCATGTAC from Cupriavidus nantongensis encodes the following:
- a CDS encoding EamA family transporter, with the translated sequence MTLSTFAFILSGVLLNAAAQLLLKAGVNAVGAITLDRGTLLVTALRVLTQWPVLAGLTLYVVSVGVWIIGLSRVDVSIAYPMLSLGYVVNALAAWWLFGEIIGPLRVAGILLILAGVFLIARS
- a CDS encoding glycosyltransferase family 39 protein; translated protein: MRSSSTSRFAAAPSIGATASTAMLVGLLILLVWFGTLDMRHLLRSDEGRYAEIAREMVATGDWVTIRYHELKYFEKPPFHMWVTALAYTLFGVGDWQARLCVALSGMLGIGVSMLAAARWYGCRVAMLTGLVLVSAPMWNVAGHFNSLDMTLSGAMACVLACMLLAQHPAATPAVRRNWMLACWAAMGVAVLVKGLVGLALPGLVLVVYTLATRDWKLWGRLHLLAGIAVLLAVTVPWFWLMAERNPEFLRFFFIHEHWQRYTSNVHHREGALWFFVPLLLGGFLPWLGLVPQMWQAVRERAGVARGNAPRPFQPALLAGLWAVAIFVFFSLSGSKLPGYIVPVFPALALLAGVALDTTTERAWRWQVNAMVALGVIGLIAIPFVGMMEKPGTPNAVYREFAQWLALAFAVMLGGALLARRLLRTRGVFPSVVAYALAMFVCATVGLRAHEVMGRPSSGADLVPAINAVLAPDMPLYSVRLLDHTLPFYLRRTTILVEHPDELEFGIRQEPQKWIPSVDQFLARWQDGQRAVAIMAPQTYAALAARGVPMHKIAADRRRVAVANFALPGQPAQTQAP